One stretch of Rhinolophus ferrumequinum isolate MPI-CBG mRhiFer1 chromosome 3, mRhiFer1_v1.p, whole genome shotgun sequence DNA includes these proteins:
- the SPDEF gene encoding SAM pointed domain-containing Ets transcription factor yields the protein MGSTSPGLSSVPPSAVFRTGPEKVTAGAVGPERRDWSPSPPATPEQGLSAFYLSYFDMLYPEDSGWATKGPGESTQDEVPEEPEQCPVIDSQAPGGSLDLAPGGLTLEEHSLEQVQSMVVGEVLKDIETACKLLNITADPVDWSPGHVQKWLLWTEHQYRLPPVGKAFQELAGKELCAMSEEQFRQRSPLSGDVLHAHLDIWKSAAWMKERTSPGAIHYCASTSEESWTDSEVDSSCSGQPIHLWQFLKELLLKPHSYGRFIRWLNKEKGIFKIEDSAQVARLWGIRKNRPAMNYDKLSRSIRQYYKKGIIRKPDISQRLVYQFVHPI from the exons ATGGGCAGCACCAGCCCCGGCCTGAGCAGCGTGCCCCCCAGTGCTGTGTTTCGGACAGGCCCAGAGAAGGTGACGGCGGGGGCAGTGGGGCCCGAGAGACGGGACTGGAGCCCCAGCCCCCCTGCCACGCCCGAGCAGGGCCTGTCTGCCTTCTACCTCTCCTACTTTGACATGCTGTACCCCGAGGACAGCGGCTGGGCCACCAAGGGCCCCGGGGAGAGCACTCAGGACGAGGTGCCAGAGGAGCCTGAGCAGTGCCCGGTCATCGACAGCCAAGCCCCTGGAGGCAGCCTGGACTTGGCGCCAGGCGGGCTGACCCTGGAGGAGCACTCGCTGGAGCAGGTGCAGTCCATGGTGGTGGGCGAGGTGCTTAAGGACATTGAGACCGCCTGCAAGCTGCTCAACATCACCGCAG ACCCCGTGGACTGGAGCCCTGGCCACGTGCAGAAGTGGCTCCTGTGGACAGAGCACCAGTACCGGCTGCCCCCCGTGGGCAAGGCCTTCCAGGAGCTGGCAGGCAAGGAGCTGTGTGCCATGTCGGAGGAGCAGTTCCGTCAGCGCTCACCCCTGAGTGGGGACGTGCTGCACGCCCACCTGGACATCTGGAAATCAG CGGCCTGGATGAAAGAGAGGACTTCCCCTGGGGCGATTCACTACTGCG CCTCAACCAGCGAGGAGAGCTGGACGGACAGCGAAGTGGACTCATCCTGCTCTGGGCAGCCCATCCACCTGTGGCAGTTCCTCAAGGAGCTGCTACTCAAGCCCCACAGCTACGGCCGATTCATCCGGTGGCTCAACAAGGAGAAGG GCATCTTTAAAATTGAGGACTCCGCCCAGGTGGCCCGGCTGTGGGGCATCCGCAAGAACCGGCCTGCCATGAACTACGACAAGCTGAGCCGCTCCATCCGCCAGTATTACAAGAAGGGCATCATCCGGAAGCCGGACATCTCCCAGCGCCTCGTCTACCAGTTTGTGCACCCCATCTGA